The proteins below are encoded in one region of Myxococcus guangdongensis:
- the sinM gene encoding signal integration modulator SinM has translation MRLALLSVLLLGVACSSDKPPAQGEPDASGPVDSGSDAGSDAGSDDDGGTGAEDGGSTGDGGTGTPDAGPGEEDAGSCEPPASVRESLLVPGLNNPRRLAVDATDIYISESHSLRPNQTEGNGQILRVPKSGGDAVTVAKGFFVPNAIAVNAQFLFVLDETGLWRVDKATGARGTVPIEASVPDVISSGTDVRLGRLAGRDYVVVATGARRLVRVDATGSASSALVLYEGPAGTQVRGARIDGSDVWFLVTGNTEPGLYRVPLDLETPAQRVNASITTGTSLELTPTRFLITEGGGGAGRVLALPRAGGEARVLADGLQGPLFPVELHGAVYFKESVAGDAGFLRRVRGCPANTTDSVGPVGTGPGGLIVDGDTLLFTSQESGTGGAVGRVP, from the coding sequence ATGAGACTCGCGCTCCTGTCCGTTCTGTTGCTGGGTGTGGCGTGCTCCTCGGACAAGCCCCCGGCGCAGGGCGAACCGGACGCGAGCGGGCCCGTGGACTCGGGCTCGGATGCGGGGAGTGACGCGGGCTCCGACGACGATGGAGGGACGGGCGCAGAGGACGGAGGCTCGACGGGAGACGGAGGCACGGGCACTCCGGACGCGGGCCCCGGTGAGGAGGACGCGGGGAGCTGCGAGCCCCCCGCCTCGGTGCGCGAATCCCTGCTCGTCCCAGGGCTGAACAATCCGCGCAGGCTCGCGGTGGACGCGACCGACATCTACATCTCCGAATCCCACTCGCTGCGCCCCAATCAGACCGAGGGCAACGGGCAGATTCTCCGGGTCCCCAAGTCGGGCGGTGATGCGGTGACGGTGGCCAAGGGCTTCTTCGTCCCCAATGCCATCGCCGTGAACGCGCAGTTCCTGTTCGTATTGGACGAGACGGGACTGTGGCGCGTGGACAAGGCCACGGGAGCGCGCGGCACCGTGCCCATCGAGGCGTCGGTGCCGGATGTCATCTCCAGCGGGACGGACGTTCGCCTCGGACGGTTGGCGGGGCGCGACTACGTCGTGGTGGCGACGGGAGCACGGCGGCTCGTGCGCGTGGACGCGACGGGGAGCGCCTCCTCGGCGCTGGTGCTCTACGAGGGTCCCGCCGGCACCCAGGTCCGAGGTGCGCGTATCGACGGCTCGGACGTGTGGTTCCTCGTGACGGGAAACACGGAGCCCGGGCTCTACCGCGTCCCACTGGACCTGGAGACACCGGCGCAACGGGTGAATGCGAGCATCACGACAGGGACCTCCCTGGAGCTGACGCCCACGCGCTTCCTCATCACCGAAGGAGGCGGCGGCGCGGGCCGTGTCCTCGCGCTGCCGAGAGCCGGTGGCGAGGCCCGCGTGCTCGCGGACGGGCTGCAGGGGCCCCTCTTCCCCGTCGAGTTGCACGGCGCCGTGTACTTCAAGGAGTCCGTGGCGGGTGACGCGGGATTCCTGCGTCGAGTGCGCGGCTGCCCGGCGAACACCACGGACTCCGTGGGCCCCGTGGGCACGGGCCCGGGTGGCCTCATCGTGGATGGAGACACCCTGCTCTTCACCTCGCAGGAGAGCGGCACCGGGGGCGCGGTCGGACGCGTGCCCTGA
- the sinK gene encoding hybrid histidine protein kinase/response regulator SinK: protein MEIPAPLAQLLQALDAGDLPAARAAAAAFQRSGLHSTQLAAEVLHELRQPLLGVKAYAQLLAEDRGPTGPLRLLMAQVERMEQIVSDYIRLASERPAPQQRLSLAAPIWAAARLFSVNPDSARMSLEVEAPEDIFAQGNARLIEQLTLNLLNNARDAMSGRGRVKVVLTREGSAPVLYVADWGPGIPDDLKERIFEPYVTASKRGTGLGLSVCRRIAQEHHARIDLAPQGAIRDVPPPATVFRVLFPATEAAPGRRKRLLVVDDETIIRMVFRDLMSKECEVIEAASGEEALDLLREAPVDLIVTDKNLPGLSGLELAQQARRLSATSRVILMTGYPSLVTTQQALELGVVDYLLKPFDDIREVRNLLRATLAAPPAQPGAATQVKRVDVLEDNPTTAAQIAEALELVGLEARILPTSELIALEQPAGVVVSWDFAPAYGRKALELGKALAQGAPFVVLAEHLTMETALESLRAGAAACLPKLLSDTTALSRELSRAFKKGVP from the coding sequence ATGGAGATACCCGCGCCGCTCGCCCAACTGCTCCAGGCCCTGGATGCGGGGGACCTGCCAGCCGCGCGCGCGGCCGCGGCGGCCTTCCAGCGCTCGGGACTCCACTCCACCCAGCTCGCCGCCGAGGTGCTGCACGAGCTGCGGCAGCCGCTGCTCGGCGTGAAGGCGTATGCCCAGCTGCTCGCCGAGGACCGTGGCCCCACGGGCCCCTTGCGGCTGCTCATGGCGCAGGTGGAGCGGATGGAGCAGATCGTCTCCGACTACATCCGCCTGGCGAGCGAGCGTCCCGCGCCGCAGCAGCGCCTGTCGCTGGCCGCGCCCATCTGGGCCGCCGCGAGGCTCTTCAGCGTCAACCCGGACTCGGCGCGAATGTCGCTGGAGGTCGAGGCCCCCGAGGACATCTTCGCGCAGGGCAACGCGCGGCTCATCGAGCAGCTCACGCTGAACCTGCTCAACAACGCGCGCGACGCGATGTCGGGGCGCGGGCGGGTGAAGGTGGTGCTCACGCGCGAGGGCTCGGCGCCAGTGCTGTATGTCGCGGACTGGGGTCCGGGCATCCCCGACGATCTCAAGGAGCGCATCTTCGAGCCGTACGTCACCGCCAGCAAGCGAGGCACGGGGCTGGGGCTGTCGGTGTGTCGGCGCATCGCGCAGGAGCACCACGCGCGCATCGACCTGGCGCCGCAGGGCGCGATTCGGGACGTGCCTCCGCCGGCGACGGTGTTCCGGGTGCTCTTCCCCGCGACGGAGGCGGCACCCGGGCGACGCAAGCGACTGTTGGTGGTGGATGACGAGACCATCATCCGCATGGTGTTCCGCGACCTGATGAGCAAGGAGTGCGAGGTCATCGAGGCCGCGAGCGGCGAGGAGGCGCTGGACCTGCTGCGCGAGGCGCCCGTGGACCTCATCGTCACGGACAAGAACCTGCCGGGCCTGTCGGGGCTGGAGCTGGCGCAGCAGGCGCGGCGGTTGTCCGCGACGTCGCGGGTGATTCTGATGACGGGCTATCCGTCGCTCGTGACGACGCAGCAGGCGCTGGAGCTGGGCGTGGTGGACTACCTGCTCAAGCCCTTCGACGACATCCGCGAGGTGCGCAACCTGCTGCGCGCGACGCTCGCGGCGCCGCCGGCACAGCCTGGCGCGGCGACGCAGGTGAAGCGGGTGGACGTGCTCGAGGACAACCCCACCACGGCGGCGCAGATCGCCGAGGCGCTGGAGTTGGTGGGCCTGGAGGCGCGCATCCTCCCGACGTCGGAGCTCATCGCGTTGGAGCAGCCCGCGGGCGTGGTGGTGAGCTGGGACTTCGCGCCGGCGTACGGGCGCAAGGCGCTGGAGCTGGGCAAGGCGCTGGCGCAGGGCGCGCCCTTCGTGGTGCTCGCCGAGCACCTGACGATGGAGACGGCGCTGGAGTCGCTGCGCGCGGGCGCGGCGGCGTGCCTGCCGAAGTTGTTGTCCGACACCACGGCGCTCAGCCGTGAGCTGAGTCGCGCGTTCAAGAAAGGCGTCCCATGA
- the groL gene encoding chaperonin GroEL (60 kDa chaperone family; promotes refolding of misfolded polypeptides especially under stressful conditions; forms two stacked rings of heptamers to form a barrel-shaped 14mer; ends can be capped by GroES; misfolded proteins enter the barrel where they are refolded when GroES binds), translated as MAAKEIFFHQSAREAILRGVRTLADAVAVTLGPKGRNVVIEKSFGSPTITKDGVTVAKEIDLENKFENMGAQMVKEVASKTSDKAGDGTTTATVLARAIYEEGLKLVAAGHSPMDLKRGIDKAVEVVVEELKKISKPTSDKKEIAQVGTISANGDETIGTIIADAMEKVGKEGVITVEEAKGLETTLDVVEGMQFDRGYVSPYFVTNRERMEVVVDDPYILISEKKISSMQDMIPILEQVARSGKPLLIIADDIEGEALATLVVNKIRGVLNVAAVKAPGFGDRRKEMLKDIATLTGGMVVSEDLGHTYEKLTLAELGRAKRITVDKDNTTIVDGNGKKEEIEGRIKLIRGQMDTVTSDYDREKLQERLAKLVGGVAVINVGAATETEMKEKKARVEDALHATRAAVEEGIVPGGGVAYLRTLGALEALKLGGEQNFGVEIIRRALQEPLRKIASNAGVEGAVVINKVREGKGAFGYNARTDTYEDLEKAGVIDPTKVERTALQNAASVASLLLTTEAMVAERPKGKSKGGGAGAGMPDYGGDDMEY; from the coding sequence ATGGCAGCGAAGGAGATTTTCTTCCACCAGTCCGCCCGTGAGGCCATCCTGCGCGGCGTTCGTACGCTGGCGGATGCGGTCGCGGTGACGCTCGGTCCCAAGGGCCGCAACGTGGTCATCGAGAAGAGCTTCGGCTCGCCCACCATCACCAAGGACGGCGTCACCGTCGCCAAGGAGATCGATCTCGAGAACAAGTTCGAGAACATGGGCGCGCAGATGGTGAAGGAGGTCGCGTCCAAGACCTCCGACAAGGCGGGTGACGGCACGACGACGGCGACGGTGCTGGCGCGCGCCATCTACGAGGAGGGCCTGAAGCTGGTGGCCGCCGGTCACAGCCCGATGGACCTCAAGCGCGGCATCGACAAGGCCGTCGAGGTGGTGGTGGAGGAGCTGAAGAAGATCTCCAAGCCGACCTCCGACAAGAAGGAGATCGCGCAGGTGGGCACCATCTCCGCGAACGGGGATGAGACCATCGGCACCATCATCGCGGACGCGATGGAGAAGGTGGGCAAGGAGGGCGTCATCACCGTCGAGGAGGCCAAGGGCCTCGAGACGACGCTCGACGTCGTGGAGGGCATGCAGTTCGACCGCGGCTACGTGTCGCCGTACTTCGTGACGAACCGCGAGCGCATGGAGGTCGTGGTCGACGACCCCTACATCCTCATCAGCGAGAAGAAGATCTCCTCGATGCAGGACATGATTCCCATCCTCGAGCAGGTCGCGCGCTCGGGCAAGCCCCTGCTCATCATCGCGGACGACATCGAGGGCGAGGCGCTGGCCACGCTCGTGGTGAACAAGATCCGCGGCGTGCTGAACGTGGCGGCGGTGAAGGCGCCGGGCTTCGGTGACCGTCGCAAGGAGATGCTCAAGGACATCGCCACGCTGACGGGCGGCATGGTGGTGAGCGAGGACCTGGGCCACACGTACGAGAAGCTGACGCTCGCCGAGCTGGGCCGCGCCAAGCGCATCACGGTGGACAAGGACAACACCACCATCGTCGATGGCAACGGCAAGAAGGAGGAGATCGAGGGTCGCATCAAGCTCATCCGTGGGCAGATGGACACGGTGACGAGCGACTACGACCGCGAGAAGCTCCAGGAGCGGCTGGCGAAGCTGGTGGGCGGCGTGGCCGTCATCAACGTCGGCGCGGCGACCGAGACGGAGATGAAGGAGAAGAAGGCCCGCGTCGAGGACGCGCTGCACGCGACGCGCGCGGCCGTCGAGGAGGGCATCGTCCCGGGCGGCGGCGTGGCGTACCTGCGCACGCTGGGCGCGCTGGAGGCGCTCAAGCTGGGTGGGGAGCAGAACTTCGGCGTGGAGATCATCCGCCGCGCGCTGCAGGAGCCGCTGCGGAAGATCGCCAGCAACGCGGGCGTCGAGGGCGCCGTGGTCATCAACAAGGTGCGCGAGGGCAAGGGCGCGTTCGGCTACAACGCCCGCACGGACACCTACGAGGACCTGGAGAAGGCCGGCGTCATCGACCCGACGAAGGTCGAGCGCACCGCGCTGCAGAACGCGGCCTCCGTCGCGTCGCTGCTGCTGACCACCGAGGCGATGGTGGCCGAGCGTCCGAAGGGCAAGTCCAAGGGCGGCGGCGCTGGCGCCGGCATGCCGGACTACGGCGGCGACGACATGGAGTACTGA
- a CDS encoding response regulator has translation MNILVVDDDLELCTLLSRFLEMHGYTVYSASDALQALDIMERNEVGMVITDYIMPHLDGIAFTEMVKADPRFQAIPVLLMTASTDGNVTERGLRKGVALTLNKPLDMGQLLTLVRFAE, from the coding sequence GTGAACATCCTTGTCGTCGACGACGATCTCGAGCTGTGCACCTTGCTCTCTCGCTTCCTGGAGATGCATGGGTACACCGTGTACTCGGCGTCCGACGCCCTCCAGGCGCTCGACATCATGGAGCGCAACGAGGTGGGCATGGTCATCACGGACTACATCATGCCCCACCTGGATGGCATCGCCTTCACGGAGATGGTCAAGGCGGATCCCCGCTTCCAGGCCATCCCGGTGCTCCTCATGACGGCCAGCACTGACGGCAACGTCACCGAGCGGGGCCTGCGCAAGGGCGTGGCCCTCACCCTCAACAAGCCCCTGGACATGGGTCAGTTGCTGACCCTGGTGCGCTTCGCCGAGTAG
- a CDS encoding metallopeptidase family protein, with protein sequence MEKRTGKASGSGDPRVRLEAVADAFEAGDFEGALGQVEGLLSDAPELPEALHYRAAALTELGRLEEAGRAFGLALKAAPEDLEILLSAADCLVCRAGEDREAVEEGLELCARGKRLAQREQDVEMLYEFLLLEGMGLNQMGECEQALVSLDAALGHMPRSVDARLERGIALFELCRFDDARGAFDAVLKDMPDEPWAHHYLGLMAERRGDEKEAKKRFARAQALVPEEFPPPVALGEAEFDRAVEDAVKALPQHAKQYLDNVTIAVEDIPSDEDLLGQDPPLSPSILGVFRGTPVGERSVTNAYDHLTASIVLYQKNLERFAKTREELIEQIGITVMHEVGHLMGLDEDDLWQRGLD encoded by the coding sequence ATGGAGAAGCGGACCGGGAAGGCATCGGGGTCGGGGGACCCGAGGGTGCGGTTGGAGGCGGTGGCGGACGCCTTCGAGGCGGGCGATTTCGAGGGCGCCCTGGGACAGGTGGAGGGTCTGCTTTCGGACGCGCCGGAGCTGCCGGAGGCCCTGCACTACCGGGCCGCGGCCCTCACGGAGCTGGGGCGCCTGGAGGAAGCCGGCCGCGCCTTCGGCCTGGCGCTGAAGGCCGCCCCCGAGGACCTGGAAATCCTGTTGAGCGCCGCGGACTGTCTGGTGTGCCGCGCGGGGGAGGACCGCGAGGCGGTGGAGGAAGGCCTGGAGTTGTGTGCGCGGGGCAAGCGCCTGGCGCAGCGAGAGCAGGACGTGGAGATGCTCTACGAGTTCCTGCTCCTGGAGGGCATGGGGCTCAACCAGATGGGCGAGTGCGAGCAGGCCCTGGTGAGCCTGGACGCGGCGCTCGGGCACATGCCGCGCTCGGTGGACGCGAGGCTGGAGCGGGGCATCGCCCTGTTCGAGCTGTGCCGCTTCGACGACGCGCGCGGCGCCTTCGACGCGGTGCTCAAGGACATGCCGGACGAGCCCTGGGCGCACCACTACCTGGGGCTGATGGCGGAGCGGCGCGGGGACGAGAAGGAGGCGAAGAAGCGCTTCGCGCGGGCGCAGGCGCTGGTGCCCGAGGAGTTCCCTCCCCCGGTGGCGCTGGGCGAGGCGGAGTTCGACCGCGCGGTGGAGGACGCGGTGAAGGCGCTGCCCCAGCACGCCAAGCAGTACCTGGACAACGTCACCATCGCGGTGGAGGACATCCCGTCGGACGAGGACCTGTTGGGGCAGGATCCGCCCCTGTCACCGAGCATCCTCGGCGTGTTCCGCGGGACGCCCGTGGGCGAGCGCAGCGTGACGAACGCGTACGACCACCTCACCGCGTCCATCGTGCTCTACCAGAAGAACCTGGAGCGCTTCGCGAAGACGCGCGAGGAGCTCATCGAGCAGATTGGAATCACGGTGATGCACGAGGTCGGTCACCTCATGGGGTTGGACGAGGACGACCTGTGGCAACGGGGGCTGGACTGA